ATGGTGCTGAGGGAGGATACCCCTGTAGGGATGATACTGGTGGGTGACATCAGGCAATCGGGGGTTGTCGCCTCGCTCATCAGGAGGAAACGACCCCTGGCTGAGGACCTCAAGGAGGCCTTCCTCCACGGTAACCTTCACACGGGGCACCTGCTCTCGTTCAGCACCAGGAGGGACCGCCTAGGGCAGGGGTAATCCACCGGCCCAGGCGCCAGCTTTGCCAAAGAAACCTTACCCCACGGCCACGTGGGGTTCTTGTTTCTGTCCTCACATGTGGGGCCCGCATCTGCCTCTTTCGGCTGGCATGACGAGGCACTCCCGGTGCGCCATGTCTATTGCCGGACCGCTTCTGGTCATACTAACGGGTAGACGAGGAGGGATGTCATGGGCGGGGATTCTGTCAAGACCAGGGGATATGGGGAGATCCTGGAGAGTGCCAGGGAGCGGGTCAGAGAGGCCCTGGACAGGGCCCGGGATGCCTGGGCTGACCTTGATGCCAGAGGCCTGGGCCAAGAGTTCTCCCAGGGCTTCCAGGAGCTCGGGAGGAGCATATCGCGAAGCGCCGGGGCGGCCGCTAGAGGCATCAGGAACCTGGACGCCAGCCGGGTGTGGGAGGGACTGCGGCATGTCAGGTTCCAGGATGTCAAGGCATACGTGAGGGACAAACCCTTCTACAGCCTGGCGCTGGCCGTGGGCGTCTTTTACCTGGGCTCGCTGCCCTTCCAGGCGGTGGCGCCCTTCCCTCCTGAATCTTTGCCTCCCCCGTTCCAGCGAGAACTCACTGAGGAGCCCACCATCAGCGTCTTCTTTCACGACACGGGAAGTATCCGGGAGATGAGGATCGAAGAGTACCTGGAAGGGGTCGTGGCGGGGGAAATGAACGCGGGGTGGCCCCGGGAGGCCCTGGCCGCCCAGGCCATAGTCGCCAGGACGTTTACATGGCGGAAGATCCAGGACGGGGGGGTCGAGGAACGGGGTACCGATGCCAGCACAAACGAGCAGGAGTTCCAGGCGTACAACGCAGGTGCTGTCACTGATGCCGTCCAGGATGCCGTCGAAATGACCCGGGGGAAGATCATAACCTACCAGGGTGAGCCGGTACTGGCCTGGTTCCACGCCAGTTCCGGGGGGCGCACCGCCACAGCCCACGAGGGACTGGAGTTTGACAGCGAGCCAACCCCCTACATCCAATCGGTGGATGATATCGACATA
Above is a window of Bacillota bacterium DNA encoding:
- a CDS encoding SpoIID/LytB domain-containing protein, which produces MGGDSVKTRGYGEILESARERVREALDRARDAWADLDARGLGQEFSQGFQELGRSISRSAGAAARGIRNLDASRVWEGLRHVRFQDVKAYVRDKPFYSLALAVGVFYLGSLPFQAVAPFPPESLPPPFQRELTEEPTISVFFHDTGSIREMRIEEYLEGVVAGEMNAGWPREALAAQAIVARTFTWRKIQDGGVEERGTDASTNEQEFQAYNAGAVTDAVQDAVEMTRGKIITYQGEPVLAWFHASSGGRTATAHEGLEFDSEPTPYIQSVDDIDITKDLEWQRTFTLSEIEEAARSLGADTGPVRSVRVGRRGPSGRALTLVINGESVSAPRFRLVVSSEAMRSTLITGIELEGNTVTMKGRGFGHGVGLSQWGAWAMAQRGKSPEEIVSFYFKNTRIERFWE